Proteins from a genomic interval of Granulicella sp. L56:
- a CDS encoding response regulator transcription factor, producing MNRLILADNQAIFRAGAARVLALEDDMRIVAQCESAEKLFAAIETFRGGILLVASSLRPDFQTLFARTKISCSHIILVAENSEQVADEIVILLDGIVGRNVAGPELVDCVRKVARGQRFVQLANVTTMQAADSVGARVRDRLTPKEMQIVALIVQGCKNKEIATQLGTKEQVIKNYLRGIYDKTGVSDRLELALFTIHHRVLAEAAAKAGNLLQMKTA from the coding sequence ATGAACCGACTTATCCTCGCTGATAATCAGGCGATATTCCGGGCTGGGGCAGCGCGCGTGCTCGCGTTGGAGGACGATATGCGCATCGTCGCCCAATGCGAGAGCGCGGAGAAGCTATTCGCTGCGATCGAGACATTTCGAGGCGGTATTCTGCTTGTGGCTTCGAGCCTGCGTCCGGACTTTCAGACCCTATTTGCCCGCACGAAAATATCGTGTAGCCACATCATCCTTGTCGCCGAGAACTCAGAGCAGGTCGCCGACGAGATCGTCATCCTTCTCGACGGCATCGTGGGTCGCAACGTCGCCGGGCCGGAACTGGTGGACTGCGTTCGAAAGGTGGCCCGGGGGCAGCGCTTTGTGCAGCTTGCCAACGTCACCACGATGCAAGCCGCCGACAGCGTCGGGGCGCGTGTCCGCGACCGGCTGACGCCCAAGGAGATGCAGATTGTGGCACTGATCGTTCAGGGCTGCAAGAACAAGGAGATCGCCACCCAGCTCGGCACCAAGGAGCAGGTCATCAAGAACTACCTGCGCGGCATCTACGACAAGACCGGCGTCTCCGACCGGCTGGAGCTGGCGCTGTTTACGATTCACCATCGCGTTCTCGCCGAGGCTGCGGCCAAGGCAGGGAATCTGCTTCAAATGAAAACCGCGTGA
- a CDS encoding VOC family protein: protein MPIPPFHIAFPVDDLDAARRFYGTTLGCREGRSSEQWIDFDLFGHQIVAHLKPKSRDHDKHHNPVDGHDVPVPHFGVVLPMEQWQALAERLRAAGIDFVIEPYIRFKGEIGEQATMFFLDPAGNALEFKAFADIRQLFAK from the coding sequence GTGCCCATCCCTCCCTTTCATATTGCCTTCCCCGTTGACGACCTTGACGCCGCTCGTCGCTTCTATGGCACAACGCTGGGCTGTCGCGAGGGACGCAGTTCGGAGCAATGGATTGACTTCGATCTCTTCGGCCACCAGATCGTCGCGCATCTGAAACCGAAGTCTCGCGATCACGATAAGCACCACAACCCGGTGGACGGCCACGACGTTCCCGTTCCACACTTCGGAGTCGTTCTTCCGATGGAGCAATGGCAGGCCCTTGCCGAGCGTCTTCGCGCGGCAGGAATCGATTTCGTCATCGAGCCCTATATTCGCTTCAAGGGCGAGATCGGCGAACAGGCCACCATGTTTTTCCTCGACCCCGCAGGTAATGCCTTGGAGTTCAAAGCCTTCGCCGATATCCGCCAGCTCTTCGCGAAATAA
- a CDS encoding sensor histidine kinase, translated as MSDQTQSVQTKTIGKISDAVFAKLRTISILSTLNDEELLCLEGAEEIHLKKDEVLVRQGEVAHYFWILLDGELGLLQTVAEGKEMSLAPIPAGTAFGEVPLLSNTPNLVSVRAKDSAELLQFDEEAFWKLMTTCPGVRRAILGNMAMRIQKLQSIAVQQEKMASLGTLAAGLMHELNNPGAAARRAASQLRENLMRMHELTAKFSRTEMSQEQKQCMFDLQEHALAVKQPLHLNSLEQSDAEEALAEWMEESNIENAWKMAPTLVSIGMDAKELECAREEFPGAIFSDALSWLAALVSSMQLVGTIEESIGRVSDLVLAVKSYAYEGKGQRQLVDINKSIYATLMILGHKFREKEIVLEKELAVELPIFQALCSGLNQIWTNLLDNAIDAASPHGHIKVRTWVEKTLNDGRPEICISISDNGSGIPTECQAHIFDPFYTTKPIGVGTGIGLGIVHRIVEQNGGVIRFASEPGSTEFVVRLPIDNPPPQEQAS; from the coding sequence ATGAGCGACCAAACCCAATCCGTCCAAACAAAAACAATCGGCAAGATCAGCGATGCAGTCTTTGCCAAATTGCGCACCATCTCCATTCTGTCGACCCTGAACGACGAAGAATTACTCTGCCTTGAAGGGGCAGAGGAGATTCATCTGAAAAAAGATGAGGTGCTTGTGCGACAGGGTGAGGTTGCCCATTATTTCTGGATCCTGCTGGATGGCGAGCTGGGCCTGCTTCAAACCGTGGCCGAAGGCAAGGAGATGAGCCTCGCTCCGATTCCTGCGGGCACTGCGTTTGGCGAGGTGCCGCTGCTCTCCAATACCCCTAACCTTGTCAGTGTTCGCGCCAAGGATTCCGCGGAGCTGCTTCAATTTGACGAAGAAGCTTTCTGGAAGCTGATGACCACCTGCCCCGGTGTTCGCAGGGCCATCCTCGGAAATATGGCCATGCGCATTCAGAAGCTGCAAAGCATTGCCGTTCAGCAGGAGAAGATGGCATCTCTAGGCACCCTCGCCGCCGGCCTGATGCATGAGTTGAACAATCCCGGAGCAGCCGCTCGCCGGGCCGCCTCACAACTCCGCGAAAATTTAATGCGAATGCACGAGCTCACGGCAAAATTCAGCCGCACCGAGATGAGCCAGGAGCAGAAGCAATGCATGTTCGACCTGCAGGAGCATGCACTCGCAGTCAAGCAACCGCTGCATCTGAACTCGCTCGAACAGAGCGACGCCGAAGAGGCACTCGCCGAATGGATGGAAGAATCCAACATCGAGAATGCGTGGAAGATGGCGCCGACACTCGTATCGATTGGCATGGACGCGAAAGAGCTGGAGTGCGCGCGCGAGGAGTTTCCCGGTGCGATCTTCTCGGATGCACTGAGCTGGCTGGCCGCCCTAGTCTCCAGTATGCAGCTCGTCGGAACGATTGAAGAGAGCATCGGCCGCGTCTCCGACCTTGTGCTCGCGGTGAAGTCGTACGCCTACGAAGGCAAGGGCCAACGGCAACTGGTCGATATCAATAAGAGCATTTACGCTACGCTCATGATTCTTGGCCACAAGTTTCGCGAGAAGGAGATTGTGCTCGAGAAAGAACTCGCCGTTGAGCTTCCTATATTTCAGGCGCTATGCTCCGGGCTCAACCAGATTTGGACCAACCTTCTCGACAACGCCATCGATGCTGCCTCACCGCATGGGCATATTAAAGTTCGTACGTGGGTCGAGAAAACGCTTAATGACGGACGCCCTGAGATCTGCATCAGCATCAGCGACAATGGCAGCGGCATCCCGACCGAGTGCCAGGCACATATCTTCGATCCCTTCTATACCACCAAGCCTATCGGCGTCGGCACCGGCATCGGCCTTGGCATCGTGCATCGCATCGTGGAGCAGAATGGCGGCGTCATCCGTTTCGCCTCTGAACCCGGCAGCACCGAGTTTGTTGTTCGTCTTCCCATCGACAATCCCCCTCCGCAAGAGCAAGCCAGCTAA
- a CDS encoding FAD-dependent oxidoreductase: MPKPILLAIDDDTSVLEAVVQDLRRHYGQSYRIVRAASGAAALDICRQLLERKDTVALFLSDQRMPGMTGVDFLQQALKLYPDAKRVLLTAYADTEAAIRAINSAKIHYYLNKPWDPPEEKLYPVLDDLLEAWKQGYKPPFEGIRVVGVRWSPADHAVRDFLSRNRIPYQWLNPEQHPDALPLLKEKGIDDAKLPVVLFGDGTALVQPSSTELAKKLGIPTQAQQEFYDVVVVGAGPAGLAAGVYGASEGLRTLIVEPNAVGGQAGSSSKIENYLGFPSGISGDELAKRAFLQAGRLGAEFLLQQVTCIRSENRYHIVTMKDGREVTCHVCLIATGVSYCKLDIPGCDQFNGAGVYYGAALTEAMSCAGEAVYIIGGANSAGQAAMHFSRYASEVHMLVRATSLEKSMSKYLIDQIKATPNIIVETETEVVGMAGDDHLECLTLKTPRGEEARPSSSLFIFIGAAPKTDWLPKQLACDSKGFILAGPELKSKSAGAWTLDREPYLLETSVPGIFVAGDVRYNSVKRCASAVGEGSIAIQFVHQYLATL; the protein is encoded by the coding sequence ATGCCTAAGCCAATTTTGCTCGCTATCGATGACGACACCAGCGTATTGGAAGCTGTCGTTCAGGACCTGCGCCGCCACTACGGTCAGAGCTACCGGATCGTTCGTGCTGCTTCGGGTGCTGCCGCGCTCGATATCTGTCGCCAGCTTCTGGAGCGCAAGGATACGGTAGCCCTCTTCCTCTCCGACCAGAGGATGCCGGGAATGACCGGCGTCGACTTCCTGCAGCAGGCGCTCAAGCTCTATCCCGATGCAAAACGTGTTCTGCTGACTGCCTACGCCGACACCGAGGCGGCAATTCGCGCCATCAATTCTGCAAAGATCCACTATTACCTCAACAAGCCCTGGGACCCGCCCGAGGAGAAGCTCTACCCGGTGCTCGACGACCTGCTCGAAGCCTGGAAACAGGGGTACAAGCCGCCGTTTGAGGGCATCCGGGTGGTTGGTGTGCGCTGGTCGCCTGCGGACCATGCCGTGCGCGACTTTCTCTCGCGCAACCGTATTCCCTATCAGTGGCTGAACCCGGAGCAGCATCCGGACGCGCTTCCGCTGCTGAAAGAAAAAGGCATCGACGACGCCAAGCTGCCGGTCGTCCTCTTTGGGGATGGAACGGCGCTGGTGCAACCGTCATCGACCGAGCTGGCAAAGAAGCTCGGTATTCCCACCCAGGCGCAGCAGGAGTTCTACGATGTCGTTGTCGTGGGGGCGGGCCCAGCCGGACTTGCGGCGGGCGTCTACGGGGCCTCCGAGGGGCTGCGTACGCTGATCGTCGAACCCAACGCCGTCGGCGGCCAGGCTGGCTCCAGCTCCAAGATTGAAAACTACCTCGGCTTCCCCTCCGGCATCAGCGGCGACGAGTTGGCGAAGCGGGCATTTCTACAGGCAGGACGGCTGGGTGCTGAGTTTCTTCTGCAGCAGGTCACCTGCATCCGGTCGGAGAACCGCTACCACATCGTAACGATGAAAGACGGCCGCGAGGTGACGTGCCATGTCTGCCTCATCGCCACGGGCGTCTCTTACTGCAAGCTCGACATCCCCGGATGCGACCAGTTCAACGGGGCAGGCGTCTACTACGGCGCGGCACTTACCGAAGCGATGTCTTGCGCGGGCGAGGCGGTCTACATCATCGGCGGCGCGAACTCGGCGGGCCAGGCGGCGATGCACTTTTCGCGCTATGCCTCAGAGGTTCACATGCTGGTGCGCGCCACCTCTCTTGAAAAAAGCATGTCGAAGTACCTGATCGACCAGATCAAGGCCACGCCGAACATCATCGTCGAGACCGAGACCGAAGTTGTCGGCATGGCGGGCGATGACCATCTCGAGTGCCTGACGCTGAAGACGCCACGCGGAGAAGAGGCGCGGCCCTCCAGTTCCCTGTTCATCTTCATCGGCGCCGCGCCCAAGACCGACTGGCTGCCGAAACAGCTTGCCTGCGACAGCAAGGGCTTCATCCTCGCCGGCCCGGAGCTGAAGAGCAAATCGGCTGGAGCGTGGACGCTCGACCGTGAACCCTATTTGCTTGAGACCAGCGTACCCGGTATCTTTGTCGCCGGCGACGTTCGCTACAACTCAGTTAAACGATGTGCTTCTGCCGTTGGCGAAGGCTCAATCGCAATCCAGTTCGTGCACCAGTATCTTGCAACACTTTAA